The following are from one region of the bacterium genome:
- a CDS encoding GNAT family N-acetyltransferase yields the protein MQSPSPKPLLPVTITHLEMFAPPLHPAPAPRPEAAIVQAQRPTVSFYRYLYNTVGAAWNWIDRRKLSDAALAEIIQHPQVEVHVLYVSGVPAGYAELDFRRMPEVELAYFGLLPEFLGRGWGAYLLAEIMPRVWQRRPVRFWLHTCTLDHPHALAFYQKAGFVLCRRETAMVEKLESDAGGDANFPL from the coding sequence ATGCAATCTCCATCGCCCAAACCTCTGCTGCCGGTGACGATCACTCACCTCGAAATGTTCGCACCTCCCTTGCACCCGGCGCCGGCGCCCCGCCCCGAGGCCGCCATTGTACAGGCGCAGCGCCCGACGGTTTCTTTTTATCGCTATCTGTACAACACCGTGGGCGCGGCGTGGAACTGGATTGACCGCCGCAAACTCTCCGACGCCGCGCTTGCCGAGATCATTCAACACCCGCAGGTCGAAGTTCACGTACTCTACGTGTCCGGCGTGCCCGCCGGTTACGCCGAGCTTGATTTCCGCCGTATGCCGGAAGTCGAACTGGCCTACTTCGGCTTGCTGCCGGAGTTTTTGGGCCGGGGATGGGGAGCGTATCTGCTCGCTGAAATCATGCCGCGCGTGTGGCAGCGCCGGCCCGTGCGCTTTTGGTTGCACACCTGCACGCTCGATCATCCGCACGCGCTTGCCTTCTACCAGAAAGCCGGCTTTGTGCTCTGCCGCCGCGAAACCGCGATGGTCGAGAAGCTGGAGAGTGACGCCGGAGGAGACGCGAATTTTCCACTTTGA
- a CDS encoding CoA pyrophosphatase: protein MNLPLHELSRALQTAPLRRREPVPGLRHSAVLAILFEAEIGGQRETQAVFIMKTSDGSRHGGQIAFPGGRLEPQDRSLLETALRETHEEIGVAPAELEVLGSLGQFSTMTTGFDVAVYVARPLAVLRYSPHHREVAAIFEIPVRVLFEQFNPSLEIRSREDFLNLHYHVAVAPHLKFHHDNWPAARQTICIWGFTARVLHHFMGLLSRELQI, encoded by the coding sequence ATGAATCTTCCGCTGCATGAACTCAGCCGCGCGTTGCAAACTGCGCCGCTGCGCCGCCGCGAACCGGTTCCGGGCTTGCGGCATTCGGCGGTGCTCGCCATCTTGTTCGAGGCGGAAATCGGCGGGCAACGCGAGACGCAGGCGGTTTTCATCATGAAAACCAGTGACGGCTCGCGGCACGGCGGGCAAATTGCCTTTCCCGGCGGCAGACTTGAACCGCAAGACCGCTCGCTCCTGGAAACGGCGCTGCGCGAGACGCACGAAGAAATCGGGGTGGCGCCGGCCGAGTTGGAGGTGTTGGGCAGCCTGGGCCAGTTCAGCACCATGACCACCGGATTTGATGTCGCGGTTTATGTGGCGCGGCCGCTCGCCGTTCTGCGCTATTCTCCCCACCATCGCGAAGTCGCCGCCATCTTCGAGATTCCCGTGCGCGTGCTGTTCGAACAATTCAATCCCAGTCTGGAAATCCGTTCGCGCGAGGATTTTTTGAATCTGCATTATCACGTGGCCGTGGCGCCGCATCTCAAGTTTCACCATGACAACTGGCCGGCGGCGCGGCAAACGATCTGCATTTGGGGCTTCACCGCGCGCGTGCTGCATCACTTCATGGGCTTGCTCAGCAGAGAGTTGCAGATCTGA
- a CDS encoding M23 family metallopeptidase translates to MDKKRIRLVLFSTWGSDYKQAEFSMATFASLLAGSVFVLLVLGASLLYGSKLVFQNLYARLQERRQARLIERFAEWHNRVEDLAHRYDKTLGTTRSLALTMQAPAENDSTAWLNGRGGAFVDEDDNILPRLTGGKGEPDANLYGEEPDLRDEVDLNSLNPSELIDHLESRLSDTREAHQIIFEKFEERRKQLEHIPSIKPIFNGRVTDFFGKRVDPFVRRVRHHRGLDVAAPHGTPIYSPASGTVEFVKTRYVPRRGYGRVVIISHGYGMKTLYGHLSKVNVKLGQKIERWDVIGTVGETGRATGPHLHYEVWLDGKARDPEEFIINE, encoded by the coding sequence GTGGATAAGAAAAGAATCCGTCTGGTGCTCTTTTCCACATGGGGGAGCGACTACAAACAGGCTGAGTTCAGCATGGCAACGTTCGCGAGCCTGCTCGCCGGCAGCGTGTTCGTCCTTCTGGTTTTGGGGGCGAGCCTGCTGTATGGCTCGAAACTCGTCTTTCAAAATCTCTACGCCAGGCTGCAAGAACGCCGCCAAGCCCGGTTGATCGAACGCTTTGCGGAATGGCACAATCGCGTCGAAGATCTGGCGCATCGCTACGACAAGACGCTGGGCACCACCCGCTCGCTGGCATTGACGATGCAGGCGCCGGCGGAAAACGACAGCACGGCCTGGCTGAACGGCAGAGGCGGCGCGTTTGTGGATGAAGACGACAATATTCTGCCGCGGCTCACCGGCGGCAAAGGCGAGCCGGATGCGAATCTCTATGGCGAAGAGCCGGATTTGCGCGACGAAGTCGATCTCAACAGCCTGAATCCCTCCGAGTTGATTGACCATTTGGAATCACGATTGAGCGACACGCGTGAAGCGCATCAGATCATTTTTGAAAAATTCGAAGAACGCCGCAAGCAACTCGAGCATATTCCCTCGATCAAGCCGATCTTCAACGGCCGGGTGACGGACTTTTTCGGCAAACGGGTCGATCCCTTTGTCCGCCGCGTCCGGCATCATCGTGGCCTGGACGTCGCCGCGCCGCACGGCACGCCGATCTACTCGCCGGCCTCGGGCACGGTGGAATTCGTGAAAACGCGCTACGTGCCCCGCCGCGGCTACGGTCGCGTGGTTATCATCAGTCACGGCTATGGCATGAAAACCCTCTACGGCCATCTCTCCAAAGTCAATGTCAAGCTCGGTCAGAAGATCGAGCGCTGGGACGTGATCGGCACGGTCGGCGAAACCGGGCGCGCCACCGGCCCGCATTTGCACTATGAAGTCTGGCTGGATGGCAAGGCCCGCGATCCGGAAGAGTTTATCATCAACGAATGA
- a CDS encoding NUDIX hydrolase, with amino-acid sequence MKFYYLGLRLLLALLQRVLYVLTAGQLPPFASVAVVVRDGGRILMIARRDGNGYGLPGGHLKLHETAEEAAHREVEEETGLQLESARVIGTLSGRRPGTWVRTVDVVYEGRVASGTLRSSREGRCEWVEFERVRDHLAFDYHKILEP; translated from the coding sequence GTGAAATTCTATTACTTGGGCTTGCGGCTGTTGTTGGCGCTGTTGCAGCGCGTCCTTTATGTCTTGACTGCCGGACAGTTGCCGCCGTTCGCCAGCGTGGCGGTGGTGGTGCGCGACGGCGGCAGAATCCTCATGATCGCGCGCCGCGATGGCAATGGCTACGGCTTGCCCGGTGGCCATCTCAAATTGCATGAAACCGCGGAAGAAGCGGCGCACCGCGAAGTCGAGGAGGAAACCGGCTTGCAGCTCGAAAGCGCGCGGGTAATCGGCACTCTCTCCGGGCGGCGGCCCGGCACGTGGGTGCGCACGGTGGACGTGGTGTACGAAGGCCGCGTGGCAAGCGGCACCCTGCGTTCTTCCCGCGAAGGCCGCTGTGAGTGGGTCGAGTTCGAGCGCGTTCGTGATCACCTCGCGTTTGATTATCACAAGATTCTCGAACCCTGA
- a CDS encoding nucleoside monophosphate kinase, which yields METSPLYNTVLLFGPPGSGKGTWGKMLGMMPGFYHLSTGEMFRRMDIESELGGQVMEHMRQGDLVPDQIVFKLWTQHMQNAALVGTFKPQKDILVLDGFPRTQHQAETLPAVARVKAIVLLHCADSEILVARLHRRAVLENRKDDASEPIIRRRLVVFEREMNRTLAVFPNDLIDSVEVSHPPVRILAEIGTILARRLAPAGA from the coding sequence ATGGAAACCTCCCCTCTCTACAATACTGTTCTGCTCTTCGGCCCGCCCGGCTCCGGCAAAGGCACCTGGGGCAAAATGCTGGGCATGATGCCGGGTTTCTATCATCTCTCCACCGGTGAAATGTTCCGGCGCATGGATATTGAAAGCGAGCTTGGCGGACAGGTGATGGAGCACATGCGCCAGGGCGATTTGGTGCCCGATCAAATCGTCTTCAAGCTGTGGACGCAGCACATGCAGAACGCTGCACTCGTCGGCACTTTCAAACCGCAGAAAGACATTCTGGTTTTGGATGGCTTTCCGCGCACGCAGCATCAGGCGGAAACCCTGCCGGCGGTGGCGCGCGTCAAGGCGATTGTGCTGCTGCATTGCGCGGATTCGGAAATTCTGGTGGCGCGGTTGCATCGCCGCGCCGTGCTGGAGAACCGCAAGGACGACGCCAGCGAGCCGATCATCCGCCGCCGGCTGGTGGTGTTCGAGCGCGAAATGAACCGCACCCTGGCAGTCTTCCCGAACGATCTTATCGACAGCGTGGAAGTGTCCCATCCGCCGGTGCGCATTCTGGCGGAGATTGGCACCATTCTCGCCCGGCGACTGGCCCCTGCCGGTGCTTGA
- a CDS encoding HEAT repeat domain-containing protein encodes MSRIIPLLAWGMAAVMLGHSEPLRAQDSSQAKTRAYQRQMEIEAALQERLARRFSEEMPQRMAEMEARLQLELAPRLEELQMRLPEMLEEIDPPFVLGELPEIDAALAGLHHLPLDFEIELPDLPDPPDLAGLAELPEPPLPESLAWLEESELLAAPFSPHAAHSRYRRYLSADELVQAQALQSLLRRDEQQALPELKKMMSHSNWAMRAVAVSLYGQVDAPEAVSALRQVLAAENDQRVRREAVRALGRRSEPEAAAALRELWKK; translated from the coding sequence ATGAGCCGAATCATCCCTTTGCTGGCGTGGGGAATGGCGGCCGTGATGCTCGGACACTCCGAGCCGCTGCGGGCGCAAGACTCGAGCCAAGCCAAGACGCGGGCCTACCAGCGCCAAATGGAAATCGAAGCGGCGTTGCAGGAGAGACTGGCCCGGCGCTTCTCGGAAGAAATGCCGCAACGGATGGCGGAAATGGAGGCGCGGTTGCAGTTGGAACTGGCGCCGCGGTTGGAGGAACTGCAAATGCGGCTTCCTGAAATGTTGGAAGAAATCGATCCTCCGTTCGTCCTCGGCGAATTGCCCGAGATTGATGCCGCGCTGGCCGGGCTGCACCATCTTCCGCTTGATTTCGAAATCGAGCTGCCCGACTTGCCCGACCCGCCCGATCTCGCCGGGCTTGCCGAGTTGCCTGAGCCGCCGCTGCCGGAGAGCTTGGCTTGGTTGGAGGAGTCGGAGCTTCTCGCTGCGCCTTTCTCTCCCCATGCCGCCCATTCGCGTTACCGGCGTTACTTGAGCGCCGATGAACTGGTGCAGGCGCAGGCATTGCAATCCCTGCTGCGCCGGGATGAACAACAGGCGCTGCCGGAGCTCAAGAAGATGATGTCACACTCGAACTGGGCCATGCGCGCCGTCGCCGTGAGTCTGTACGGCCAGGTTGACGCTCCCGAGGCCGTGTCGGCGTTGCGCCAAGTGTTGGCGGCTGAGAATGATCAGCGTGTGCGCCGGGAAGCGGTGCGTGCGCTGGGCCGGCGCAGTGAACCGGAGGCGGCTGCGGCACTGCGCGAGCTTTGGAAAAAATAA
- a CDS encoding HEAT repeat domain-containing protein has product MKIRLLPIVILLSAAPALMAEMEPRRSPAPWDLLLGTLAPQEEDPQEAASQAYRAAQNYVYEQRWAEAASQLENFLSKYASSRFAAEATFWLCYSREKRGDDAEQVYQAYKAFIKKYPRSSYVDEAKANMILLAAALAKAGKTGYQAEVQAMREDADEDLRLQAIIAISRRDDPETVNTLKGLLAAEKSPTVRRKIVYAFSNFDTPEAGETLSQLAANDPEVSVRKSAVAAIGNSEWTGAVPFLTRLAKNEQDPEVAKAAVYAIANQSSRAAVSALSEILEGAQGLEIRKAALYSLGNTGEAAALPALEKAALQSTEPKLQEAAVSAIANLDAPQALPSLQNIFTKSTASSLRRATAYAIANTGAAEATAFLSSAAMNETDDMVAEALVYAIGNLETPEAVDKLQTLVAGARSQKARKAALYALGNAGGEAAVQALAKIATTQSEVTLQEAAIYAIGNAGEAQAAATLTGLIDKLSTPEAKLAAVHALGNTNAEDAVPALFKLATQESNQRIRSAAVSALGQIDSPKAKEALLKIIRGEKQ; this is encoded by the coding sequence ATGAAAATTAGATTGCTGCCAATTGTCATTTTGCTGAGCGCCGCCCCTGCTCTGATGGCGGAGATGGAGCCGCGCCGCTCACCGGCGCCGTGGGACCTGCTCCTGGGGACGCTCGCGCCGCAGGAGGAAGATCCCCAGGAGGCTGCCAGTCAGGCGTATCGCGCGGCGCAGAACTATGTCTATGAGCAACGCTGGGCTGAAGCAGCCAGCCAACTGGAAAATTTTCTCAGCAAATATGCCAGCAGCCGGTTCGCAGCGGAAGCCACTTTCTGGTTGTGCTACAGCCGGGAAAAGCGCGGGGATGACGCCGAGCAGGTTTATCAGGCCTACAAAGCCTTCATTAAAAAATACCCGCGCAGCAGTTACGTGGACGAAGCCAAAGCCAACATGATCTTGCTGGCCGCGGCGCTCGCCAAAGCTGGAAAAACCGGTTATCAGGCGGAAGTGCAGGCCATGCGCGAGGATGCGGATGAAGATCTGCGCTTGCAGGCGATCATCGCCATCAGCCGGCGCGACGACCCGGAGACCGTCAACACGTTGAAGGGCCTGCTGGCTGCGGAAAAGAGTCCCACGGTCAGGCGCAAGATCGTGTATGCCTTCAGCAACTTCGATACGCCGGAAGCTGGTGAGACCCTGAGCCAACTGGCGGCTAATGATCCTGAGGTCAGCGTGCGCAAAAGCGCGGTGGCGGCGATCGGCAACAGCGAGTGGACGGGCGCGGTGCCGTTTCTCACCCGGCTGGCAAAAAACGAGCAAGACCCTGAGGTTGCCAAAGCGGCCGTGTATGCCATTGCCAACCAGTCTTCGCGCGCAGCGGTGAGTGCATTGAGCGAGATTCTGGAGGGTGCCCAAGGCCTCGAAATTCGCAAAGCTGCGCTTTATTCTCTCGGCAACACCGGTGAAGCGGCGGCGCTGCCGGCGCTGGAAAAGGCGGCGCTGCAGAGCACGGAACCCAAGCTGCAGGAAGCCGCGGTCTCTGCCATCGCCAACCTCGATGCGCCGCAGGCCCTGCCATCGCTGCAGAACATTTTCACCAAAAGCACCGCCTCGAGTTTGCGGCGCGCCACTGCCTATGCCATCGCCAACACCGGCGCGGCGGAGGCGACGGCCTTTCTCTCCTCGGCTGCGATGAATGAGACCGATGACATGGTTGCGGAGGCGCTGGTCTACGCGATTGGCAACCTGGAGACGCCGGAGGCCGTAGACAAGCTGCAAACGTTGGTGGCCGGAGCGCGCTCGCAAAAAGCTCGCAAGGCGGCGCTCTACGCCCTCGGCAATGCCGGCGGCGAAGCGGCCGTGCAGGCGCTGGCTAAAATCGCCACGACGCAAAGCGAGGTGACGCTGCAAGAAGCCGCGATTTACGCCATCGGCAATGCCGGCGAAGCCCAGGCCGCCGCCACGCTGACGGGACTCATCGACAAACTCAGCACTCCCGAAGCGAAGCTGGCGGCCGTGCATGCGCTCGGCAACACCAATGCCGAAGACGCAGTGCCTGCGCTTTTCAAGCTCGCCACGCAGGAATCGAATCAACGCATTCGCAGCGCGGCGGTGAGCGCCCTGGGCCAAATCGATTCGCCCAAAGCGAAAGAAGCGCTGTTGAAGATCATTCGAGGAGAAAAGCAATGA
- a CDS encoding zf-HC2 domain-containing protein, translated as MTSCKKYEALLLEKLYGGLAARQEQELARHLASCPSCRATLASFQEIKQTLGAPQRPELPAHVWEGFWDRLRDRMAHEPEPEPRRQWRFSLGPARWLPALQFAAAAALVLVGVFIGRNFWRSEEAPVTATAPTLSPALPVTEAEARSSLLLERSKILLIGVVNEDFSSASAADLKRQRQVSHALLAETRELRADLRATPDRRLLQLLEQLEVVLLQIANLEVEHDLSAVEFVREGINREGLLLKINLEELARQSPAMTPKRESGRRAL; from the coding sequence ATGACTTCCTGCAAAAAATATGAAGCGCTGCTGCTCGAGAAGCTGTACGGCGGGCTTGCCGCCCGGCAAGAGCAAGAGCTGGCGCGCCATCTTGCCTCCTGCCCAAGCTGCCGGGCAACGCTCGCCTCGTTTCAGGAGATCAAGCAGACACTCGGCGCGCCGCAGCGCCCTGAACTGCCGGCGCACGTTTGGGAAGGATTTTGGGATCGCTTGCGCGATCGCATGGCGCACGAGCCAGAGCCGGAGCCGCGCAGGCAGTGGCGGTTTTCTCTTGGGCCGGCGCGTTGGTTGCCTGCCCTGCAATTCGCGGCTGCGGCCGCGCTGGTTCTCGTCGGCGTTTTCATCGGACGGAATTTCTGGCGCAGTGAAGAGGCGCCGGTAACGGCCACGGCTCCCACGCTCTCCCCTGCGCTGCCAGTTACCGAAGCAGAAGCGCGCAGCAGCTTGCTGCTGGAGCGTTCGAAAATCCTGTTGATCGGCGTTGTCAACGAGGATTTTTCCAGTGCCAGCGCCGCTGATCTCAAGCGCCAGCGGCAGGTGTCACACGCCCTACTGGCCGAAACCCGCGAGTTGCGCGCTGATTTGCGCGCCACGCCGGACCGGCGGCTGCTGCAACTGCTCGAGCAGTTGGAAGTTGTGCTGCTGCAGATTGCCAATCTCGAAGTCGAGCATGACTTGTCCGCGGTTGAATTCGTGCGCGAAGGGATCAATCGCGAGGGTTTACTGCTCAAGATCAATCTGGAAGAGCTGGCGCGGCAGTCGCCGGCAATGACGCCGAAGCGTGAATCCGGCCGCCGCGCACTGTAG
- a CDS encoding RNA polymerase sigma factor has translation MIPDEAQLIRRLQSGESSAFRELVEAHKRRVMALAFDLTGNLQDAEDVAQEAFIKAYRGIRDFRGEAQLSSWLYRIVVNICINRRRKKAVAEMELRDTFEGDHKHPAQPAEAPEANPEVMAAAGMMREHLRAALQRLSPQQRTIFILRHDQDLPLQQISAILQISEGAVKSQLFRALRKLQQQLEFYRADLGIS, from the coding sequence ATGATTCCTGATGAAGCCCAATTGATTCGGCGACTGCAGTCGGGCGAATCTTCGGCATTTCGCGAGCTGGTGGAGGCGCACAAACGGCGGGTGATGGCGCTCGCCTTTGATTTGACGGGCAACCTGCAGGACGCCGAGGACGTGGCACAGGAGGCCTTCATCAAGGCATATCGCGGCATTCGCGATTTTCGCGGCGAGGCGCAATTGAGCTCGTGGCTCTATCGCATCGTGGTGAACATTTGCATCAATCGTCGCCGCAAAAAGGCAGTGGCGGAGATGGAACTGCGGGATACTTTCGAGGGCGATCACAAACATCCCGCTCAACCCGCCGAGGCGCCGGAGGCGAATCCCGAGGTGATGGCCGCCGCCGGCATGATGCGTGAGCATCTGCGCGCCGCGCTGCAACGCCTGTCTCCGCAGCAGCGCACGATTTTCATCCTGCGCCACGATCAGGATTTGCCGCTGCAGCAAATCAGCGCGATTCTGCAAATTTCCGAAGGCGCGGTGAAAAGCCAGCTTTTTCGCGCCCTGCGCAAGCTGCAGCAGCAACTCGAGTTTTATCGTGCGGATTTGGGAATAAGCTAG
- a CDS encoding alpha/beta fold hydrolase: MTLAYDDRGHGLPVVLLHGFPLNRRIWQPQAERLHARFRVITPDLRGHGESAAPAGIYSMADMAADVAALLESLQCGPAVIAGHSMGGYILLAFYRHYPQLVKGLVLVSTRAVVDTAEGRANRAAMAQRAEQEQSSRVAVEKMLPNMMAPAALAARPALRSEVEAMMATTSVNGIAGAQRGMASRPDSSELLPRISVPTLILAGTADALIPYAEAQRMAQMIPSAELHLLEDVGHLPSLEKPEEFTAVLQTWLHKIQ, translated from the coding sequence GTGACCCTGGCATATGATGATCGCGGCCACGGCCTGCCGGTAGTTCTGCTGCACGGCTTTCCGCTCAACCGCAGGATCTGGCAGCCGCAGGCCGAGAGGCTGCACGCGCGTTTTCGCGTGATCACGCCCGATTTGCGCGGCCACGGAGAAAGCGCAGCGCCGGCCGGCATCTACTCGATGGCCGACATGGCCGCCGATGTTGCCGCGTTGCTGGAATCCCTGCAATGCGGACCGGCGGTGATTGCCGGGCATTCCATGGGCGGCTACATTCTGCTGGCGTTCTACCGGCACTATCCGCAATTGGTGAAAGGATTGGTGCTGGTGAGCACGCGCGCGGTGGTTGATACGGCGGAAGGCAGGGCCAATCGCGCAGCGATGGCACAGCGCGCCGAACAGGAACAGAGCAGCCGCGTGGCAGTCGAGAAAATGCTGCCCAACATGATGGCACCGGCTGCGCTCGCGGCACGGCCCGCACTGCGCAGCGAGGTGGAAGCGATGATGGCAACCACTTCCGTCAACGGCATTGCCGGCGCACAGCGCGGCATGGCGAGCCGGCCGGACAGCAGCGAGCTTTTGCCCCGCATTTCCGTTCCCACTTTGATCCTCGCCGGCACCGCGGATGCCCTCATTCCCTATGCGGAAGCGCAGCGCATGGCGCAGATGATTCCCTCCGCCGAATTGCATCTTCTGGAAGACGTCGGTCATCTCCCCAGCCTGGAAAAACCGGAAGAATTCACTGCGGTGCTGCAGACCTGGTTGCACAAAATCCAATAG
- a CDS encoding ABC transporter permease, with translation MQRILYLIQKEFRQIFRDRAMLFIIFLAPLVQMLIIGSAITVDVKNVKIILYDADHSTVSRELCRRFANNPSFELVGYVDDPAGIRHALDNWQAQMGIAIPPHFARDLDRGLRPAVQIMADGLDGNSAGIALGYAQGILSSFTPEPRLTAVARAPVLAETRMWYNLNLESKHYMIPGLIGLLVTVVTMFLTSMGLVREKEIGTLEQLMVTPIRPAELIIGKVMPFVIIGFIEINVMLGTAFLYFKLQLAGSYSLLLGVSLIYFMTSLGLGMFISTLAETQQQAMFISWFFMIFLLLMSGFLTPIANMPPAWQQATYLNPMRYYVNLLREIFLKATPLEFLWNEIIPLSIIGALILTASALKFKKRVQ, from the coding sequence ATGCAACGCATTCTTTATCTGATTCAAAAAGAGTTTCGCCAGATCTTTCGCGATCGCGCCATGCTGTTCATCATCTTCCTGGCGCCGCTGGTGCAGATGCTGATCATCGGCTCGGCCATCACCGTCGACGTCAAGAACGTCAAAATCATTCTGTATGATGCCGACCACAGCACCGTCAGCCGCGAATTGTGCCGGCGCTTCGCCAACAATCCCTCCTTCGAACTGGTCGGCTACGTCGACGATCCCGCGGGCATCCGCCACGCGCTGGACAACTGGCAGGCGCAAATGGGCATTGCCATTCCGCCGCACTTTGCTCGCGATCTCGATCGCGGCCTGCGGCCCGCGGTGCAGATCATGGCCGACGGCCTGGACGGCAACTCCGCCGGCATTGCTCTGGGGTATGCGCAAGGCATCTTGTCCTCCTTCACACCGGAGCCGCGCCTCACGGCCGTGGCCCGCGCGCCCGTACTCGCCGAAACCCGCATGTGGTACAATCTCAATCTCGAAAGCAAGCATTACATGATCCCCGGCTTGATCGGTCTGCTTGTCACCGTGGTGACCATGTTTCTGACGTCGATGGGTTTGGTGCGCGAGAAGGAAATCGGTACGCTCGAACAACTGATGGTGACACCCATCCGGCCGGCAGAATTGATCATCGGCAAAGTGATGCCGTTTGTGATCATCGGCTTCATCGAGATCAACGTAATGCTGGGCACCGCCTTTCTCTATTTCAAGCTGCAACTGGCCGGCAGTTATTCGCTGCTGCTCGGCGTGTCGTTGATCTATTTCATGACCAGCCTGGGGCTGGGCATGTTCATTTCGACGCTGGCGGAAACGCAGCAGCAGGCCATGTTCATATCCTGGTTCTTCATGATCTTTCTGCTGTTGATGTCGGGTTTTTTGACACCCATCGCCAACATGCCGCCGGCGTGGCAGCAGGCGACCTATCTCAATCCCATGCGCTATTATGTCAATCTGCTGCGCGAGATTTTTCTGAAGGCGACGCCGCTGGAGTTTCTGTGGAATGAGATCATTCCGCTTTCCATCATCGGCGCTTTGATTCTCACTGCCAGCGCCCTGAAGTTCAAGAAACGTGTGCAGTGA
- a CDS encoding glycosyl hydrolase family 18 protein, whose translation MFRSFCGWARRLVHGGLVALLALAGLPVNLSAQVRVVGYYPAWMKTKLPAARMQFQYLTHLNHAFAWPLADGSIASYAELNHPELIQETHRAGKKILIALGGWGQSDGFAAMSADSAARARFIGNLVDFCASRGYDGADFDWEFPRNATERANLTRLVKEVRQAFVAADKGWLLTMVAVTSNWSGQWHDYTALAREVDWFNLMAYDFHGSWTNHAGHNAPLFAPASEYDGSAHQGILYLRDQRGVPKEKIHLGVPFYGREFNATRLYGPSTGGTDVEYGAIPARLNAGWEYFWDDVAKVPYLLNTGRTKFLTFDDSVSLRHKCEYIKQNRLGGAMIWALGQDVFNNTQPLLEAMGRALNPGVAVAASTPATLEKFELFQNYPNPFNPATTIVFSLAADAAVKLTIYSLTGEQIAVLVDGLVTRGRHAFTWEAAGHPSGVYFVQLEVAGAIAAEKMTLLR comes from the coding sequence GTGTTCAGATCCTTTTGCGGTTGGGCGCGGCGGTTGGTTCACGGCGGCCTGGTGGCGCTGTTGGCCCTGGCAGGCTTGCCGGTAAACCTGTCCGCGCAGGTGCGCGTGGTCGGCTACTATCCCGCCTGGATGAAAACCAAGCTGCCGGCGGCGCGCATGCAATTCCAATATCTCACCCATCTCAATCATGCCTTTGCCTGGCCGCTCGCCGACGGCAGCATCGCGAGCTATGCCGAGCTGAATCATCCCGAGTTGATTCAGGAGACGCATCGCGCCGGCAAGAAGATTTTGATCGCGCTGGGCGGTTGGGGACAGTCCGACGGCTTCGCTGCCATGTCCGCGGATTCCGCCGCGCGGGCACGCTTCATCGGCAACCTGGTTGACTTCTGTGCCTCGCGCGGATACGACGGCGCTGATTTCGACTGGGAGTTCCCCCGCAACGCCACCGAGCGCGCCAATCTCACCCGCTTGGTCAAAGAAGTGCGGCAGGCCTTTGTTGCGGCCGACAAGGGCTGGCTGCTCACCATGGTGGCCGTCACTTCCAACTGGTCCGGCCAATGGCACGACTATACCGCGCTCGCCCGCGAGGTCGACTGGTTCAATTTGATGGCCTACGATTTCCACGGCAGTTGGACCAATCACGCCGGCCACAATGCGCCGCTGTTTGCGCCGGCGAGCGAGTATGACGGCTCGGCGCATCAAGGCATTCTCTATTTGCGCGATCAGCGCGGCGTTCCCAAAGAAAAGATTCACTTGGGCGTGCCGTTTTACGGCAGAGAGTTCAACGCCACACGGCTCTATGGCCCGAGTACCGGCGGCACGGACGTGGAGTATGGCGCGATTCCGGCGCGCCTGAATGCCGGCTGGGAGTATTTCTGGGACGACGTTGCCAAAGTGCCCTACCTGCTCAACACCGGCCGCACGAAGTTCCTCACGTTTGATGATTCGGTTTCGCTGCGGCACAAATGCGAATATATCAAACAAAATCGCCTGGGCGGTGCGATGATCTGGGCGCTCGGGCAGGATGTCTTCAACAACACGCAGCCCTTGCTGGAAGCGATGGGCCGCGCGCTCAACCCTGGTGTGGCAGTGGCCGCGTCAACGCCGGCAACGTTGGAGAAATTCGAACTGTTCCAGAATTATCCCAATCCCTTCAATCCGGCCACCACCATTGTTTTTTCGCTCGCTGCCGATGCGGCCGTGAAGCTTACGATCTACAGCCTGACCGGCGAGCAGATCGCCGTATTGGTGGATGGGCTGGTGACACGCGGCCGGCACGCGTTCACGTGGGAGGCGGCCGGCCATCCCAGCGGCGTCTATTTCGTCCAACTGGAAGTGGCAGGCGCGATTGCGGCTGAGAAAATGACCCTGCTGCGCTGA